Part of the Triticum aestivum cultivar Chinese Spring chromosome 4D, IWGSC CS RefSeq v2.1, whole genome shotgun sequence genome is shown below.
CGGCAATCAGTTCGTTCCCTCCGGCCTCGTCCATCACGCGCTCATTCACGAAGCTGCCGACGAGCCGCTCGGACAGGTCCCAGTGCCGCGCCACCTCCGCAATGAGCATCTTCAGAGATGTCACCCTGCATTGCATTGCACCAGGCAGATGCAGGCAACACAAGTTCAGCAGCAGGTTTTCGCCACACACAAGACACAACTCTAGTACCATACTCATACACTACTTCATTTTGTTATACCACAGGCCACAGTAATAATTTGGCCACAGAACCACCGCAGGTGTTGCTGCGATCGAAACTGTTTGTTTGATAAGCTAAATAGCTAGCTGTATATGCTACAGAGATGTTAATTTAGTAGTTTTTTTAGCACTGTTAATTTAGTAACTGTAGTTTGGACATGCGAATCACAATGGTAAATTACTTCTGATCAAACTGGCAGCACTGGAAAATCTGAAATAGAAGGGAGTTGTTGATCTGTTAACCTACCCGTCGTTGGACCTCGAGACGAGGTTGGGCGTGACGGCGGCTTCCACGATGCTGCGGAGCTCCTCATACCGCCAGCGGCAGATGCGCAGCAGCGTGGCGAACACCGCATGCCCCTGCCTGTTCCCCATGATCTCGTGCGCGCGGTGCACGAACCAGCCGAGCACCCTGTGGCGCATCTCCTCCTCACCCTGCTCCAGCAGTTGGACCACGAATGCCGAGCAATACATCAGCAGCTGCTCAAGCGTCATCGGGGAACGGAGCGACTCCGATCGGATCTTCTCCAGCCTCGAGTCTTGGTGAATCGGTGGCTCTGGCGCCCCCGAGTGCGAGCTCCGGGTCCCGTCCCCTGCATGGCGTTGCGGCGGCTGCGGCCAGGTCTGCGGCGCGTAGAACAGGCCGACTCCGGACGGTCGCGCGGTGCCAACTGGAGCGGCACTGCTCGAGGAGGTCCCGCGCCGCCCGTAGAACAGCTCGACTGCGGACGGTCGCGCCGTGCCAACTGGAGCGGCGCCGCTCGAGGAGGTCCCGCGCCGCCCGTAGAACAGGTCCACTGCGGACGGCCGCGCCGTGCCAACTGGAGCGGCGCCGCTCGAGGAGGTCTCGCTCCGCCCGTAGAGGCGCTGCGCCGACCCAAACTGCGGGTGCAGCGGCGGGATCGGTCCCGGCTGCTGCTGTATCGACGAGGCGACCAAGGCGGCGCCGCGCGTCGTCTCGTCGTCGTggacgcgggggcgcgggggcaTGGGATGGGCCGGGTCGTAGCCGTAGACGGCGCTCCAGGACGCGCCCACCCGCACGCGGCGCGGCGAATCCCTCAAGTACAGCTCCCCCATCCTTCGCCCCTGCGACTCGAGCTCGGAGGGGAACGCGTCCGCCCCCTGATCCACAGGCAGCGGCACGGGCGGAATCACgtgcccctgctgctgctgctgctgctgctgcggtggcggccgcagcgacgacgacgaggacggggTCTCCCCGCGATAGGCGGCGCGGCCGCCGCCGTGGGAGGGCGCGGGGCGGGATGGCTTGCTTGGGAAGCCCACCTTGTGCTTGCTCGAATCCATGGCTTGTACTAGTTTCGCTTGCTCTGGGGTTTCGGGGGAATGAATTGGGCGAGCGTGTTTATATAGTGGCAGAGAGGCGGCGGCCGGGTGAGACGCGGGGTGGGAGGAGGAGGACACCCGGCCGATTTACACGGGGAGGAGCGGGCCGGCCAGTTGAGAAAAAGGtttccccgctttgtattccaaagcaaccaatTGATACATTTAAAGATagatgctggggcggaagcagcacaatcacactcaaaagaaacgaaagagaaacaacaagagaaaagaatgccgacaacggcggatcgacGGAAACGAAGAAGCTTCACGACCACTGCGCCCACCAAAGATCTCCCACCAAGCTCCAAGGCTCCGAAGcaccggtaccaatcaacacctccaagaaggactgcgacgaagacgacgctgctgccaagggtttcccccggtacacgacgaggcgagaggaagggttgcccccgacgccctccaggaaggtccggcggcacccaccggcgtcgccgcgtcggtgtcggacaggctgacaggggtttcccccgatcccaaccttcacctcgggtgctccagagcctgccaccaaaccgaccaccatcTTGCGCCACCATGGTCAAGAAGCCTCCaggccgtctcaccacggcaccacgaGATGAGGTCTGCACAACAAGGGATAGGAGCCGGGACTAGGGGCCgcagcaccgtcggcacgcgggagggcacaacctccaccgtcaacgacggtagccgaccggacacactagcaggagcctaccAGGCCCGTGtgcccacaggcccggccgggaACTCCATTCCCGGAAAGCTCCCGCCATCGCGCTGCAGCAGGCACGCCATCGACATCGCCGCCCCCCATCCGAgtcgctcctcctcctcaccacacAGACGACGACGAAGCCACGCCAGGgaccggcccgctaggacccagatggggccgggagggcccagatctgggccggggacgCGCCGCTGGCCGCCGCACGCCACCACGCCGCCCTGCTGCCAAGGGCAGCACCGCCACCGCGCCTACCGCCGGCGACCGCTGCCGGGTCGCCGGGCCGCCACCCAGCCGAGCATCACCGCCGCCGTCACCAGCCCCGGGAGGGAGACGAACGCGCGGGTACAGaagggcccgccgccgccggcagcacccgggCCAGCGCCGGGGCACCCGCCGGCGGCAGCGGGGGAGAGCTCACGGGGGTGGCGGTCGAGGAAAGAGGAGGgacgcgccgccccggccacctcccggggaggcgCCGCAGGGGCGGGAACGGGAtggggagggggaagaggggggcggggAGGGCCGGGCGCGCGAGCCGGCGGCCGGCAGCGGCGGGAGGGGGCTAGGGCGCcgccggtggcggcggtggaaCCCTAGCGGGAGGGAGCGGACGGGAGCGGGCTAGCGAGCTGGCTAGATTAACCAGTTGGCACGGCACCCTACCAACTGAAGTTCGTTATTAATTAAAGATCTAACGGAAATCATAATGAACAAACACCTGGGTCGCTCTATAAGATTACCAAGATCTAATGTCATTGACAGACACGTTCACCGCATGGTCAATCAGACCGTTTCAATAACATTTGGGGTATATACTCACCGAAAACCATTCCCTTCTAAAAAAAATTCCGAACCCCTAAGGACAGAAGAGAAATCTCCGAGtgcgtgcccctaaggaccaacaCCCTGGAACCGCAGTCCTCGTTGTTGAACCCTTGTATTGATCAGAAGAACCAGCTACAAGATCTCATCATCGCGTACATCAATGAGAAACCCTCACCTCGCCGCCCCGAGGAGTTGATAGAAATCTTTTTTTGCGAGGAGTTGATAAAAATCTACGCCGGTGCTCCGTCAAATCTGTCCTGGTAGACGGATTTGAGGAGGATCGAAGCCTGGAACACTGACTCGAAGAAGAAACGCCGACACCTGTCTGAGCACCGCCCTAGAATGGGTAGGTGATATATTGAATTGTGATGGATATGGTGACAAAAGTACAATCGATTTGATGGTATCTCATATGTAGGTTGATCAAGGACTGAGCTTAAGTGCATCGGATGTGCCTAGACTTAATAGCCTGACCGACTTAGCATGGAGCGTGCAATGGCGGGAACAACGTGGCGAGAGATAATGTAGCTTCTCTTGGGATGGAGCATCCCTGATTGGGTGGTCATGATTTTCTGTTCATTGATAGACACAACGATGGTACCCTCATAAGTTGAGATGATGAGATGAGATGATCCTGGTTGGATCTTTTGCCCGATCGGGGAGCTACGATTTATATATTTGTGCTATGAGAGATCAATCCCATTTCCGTCGGGCAGGTATCTTGGATAAACATCTTGGATCTTGATATTTTGTTTATCATGGCAGCCATGGTAAGCATATCAGCttttgtgggtaaagtgtgcagcCTCATCAAAGTGTAAACATATTTGAATAACGGTGTACATGGTCGACCAGCTAGCATGGCCAACTTTGCTAGAATCTGAGTTGTGGTTTACAAAACTGTTTTCATGAAAAAGTGGGCTGGCTAAGGGCAATTCTAACCGATCACTTAAAACTAGAGGAGTAAAATGGCGGAGTAAACCTTAGTGGAGTAAATTTACTCCACTAAGTCTTGGTCGTTTCTAGCCGATTCCCTAAACTTGATGGAGTATTTTTTTTCATTTGCATCACATATTCGGCCACCGAAACACATTTTCTTGCTTTTTTATTTCATTCAATGACAATGGAGTGCATAATTCACCAATTCTTCGCCACaagagcaagaccaaagaaaacaagaagtacAATTAGACATTTTAGGAGATATCCAACTTCcttaactgctcccactagttggattAATATTTTCGCTATGTCTTCATTATTGATCTGCGGATTCTTAAGTTTTGACACTTCATTCTTCTTCGattctaaagaagtagacgttgcttcacatatagtctcatctctagcctcaaAGCAACGAGTGCACAAACATCTATCAATTTCCGTGCTATCAATAGATTGATGTATTCTTCtttccaataccaaaacttgcatccatcctatACACATAGATGAGCAAACAATGGGCTACCGAAATTGCGTCGAATCCGTGGTGTTTACTTATgcacttgaagaacacccatccgtgGTGTTTCGGCGTGGTACAAACTCGGTGCACCACCTTCCgcgtgcagtcgtcgcactgtatgaCCGGAATCGGCGAGCCGCTGCGCCAGCGCCGAGCCCGGGCGACGGCTGGGCGTGTATTTGCCGGCGAATCTTTGACGGGAGAGATTTGAGTGGCTAGAGGAGGAACCGGCACCTGCACGCGGCCTGGAGGCATCGTCGTGGCTGTGCGGTCCACTTCCCGGCCAATCCATTGGAGTTATGCCGGAAGGTAAGGGGGCGTAAGTCAAAATTAGACAATAGGTGCGGGGAAAGAGGCGGCATCAGACGGGATGAGTTTAAGGATTTTGTGGGGATGCGAACTACGATGGAAAGAATCAATGTAGAGGGCTACCTGTTGAACTTAGTAGTTTAAGGATTTTGGCTGGTCTCTCGTAACAATGGTGCAATCTACGTCACAGTCAAGGCACAACACTGGCGCAAAAGCCCTCCGAGTGAATAATTTGGCATGTTTTCTTCCTCTTGAGTGGAAAATCACCCCAAAAACCGGAGGCTTTTCTTGGATATGTTCCTGTTAGCGTGAAAAATGATCCGCAACAGGGATAGATGTCCTCACGAACATGGTGTTACCTTCCTTATGGTGGCACACTTCCCGACGGTTATAAAACATGCTGTCATGATTGTACCGTCATTCGCGCCAGCTGGCCATCCTTGTCCGGGTCGGCATTTTATTCATGACAGATGACGCGGGGCGACATAAAAATCTAGCCGTTCGTAATTTCTCAATTTTTAGGTAGTGAGATGGTACTCAAAAATGAAGATGACTTTTATTGTACTTTTTTTTTACTTCAGAAGAGCAGTGGtgcctttattccatcttcagggagccgccgccgtctcgccttcctaagcagacacaaaccctaacaaaattcgaAAAAGGATTAAAAAaatggagccctcccaccggcaagggccaaTCCACTCTGCCCCCATGGCCCCAAGGCCACTGGAGACAGGGCGGACCGACGACGGCGCCGGCGGGAGGTAGAGGAACCCTAACTTTTTGGGGAGGCGGCggccgcctagcccccgttccgatgatgcgtctagcatcatcggtgggTGTGTGGGGGTGTGTCTCAAGCGGATCTGCCTTTGGTGAATTTGCTCGGATCTATTCGTCGTTCGTCTATATTCATGTgccttcaggttggatccttctgatctacacacttcatcggtggcggttgctgttctggtgcattctttctatggggtcttagcacgacgacttcccgactgtctactacaacaaagtTTGCCCTGCTCCGGTGAGGGAGAGGCAATGACAGCTGCGTGCCTTCGGatcgcttcagtgtttgtagtgGTCACTAagtggtctatggatctggatgttatttttattattttcagtATATCTGTTGTACTattatgattgaagatgaatagatcagtaGTTTTTGCCGTAAAAAAAGGAAGAGTAGTGGCGCCGTTGATTATGTTAAGCAACCATATTTTCATGAGGTAATCAAATGTTGACAAAGAAGGGAAGAACTGGCGACCAGTTTGATCCCGATTTCCAAAATATAGACCAAACAGCTATGCATTTTAAAATGTTAAGACAACATTTCATCCTTCAGATAAGCATTCATGTGGAAAGGGAGGTAAACTTTGGCATATGCTGCAAATATTGTTCACGGACCGACTTTTTATCCGGTACACAGACACACTACACAAAAGAGAAGAAGAGACCATGTTTCAATAAGGCCATATAAGACGCCAAAAACTTGCAGCAACATGCATAACAATGCATCCATCCGAGACCGCTAGCCAGCTCCAGATCCACAACCATGCATATATGCAAGTTATCAGTCATGCACATCTATCCAATCGATCGAAAACAACTCCAAGCATGGCGCAACGACAACACATCTGTAGAGGCTAATTGATCAAGAGAAGCTAGTTGCCCAAGTCGGCCAGGTTATCGGCGAAGACCCTCCTGACGGCCGACATCGCCAGCCTCATGTGAATGTCACGGTGTTCCCGGATATATGGAGGCAGTGCTTGAATCTTCCGCGCCAACCTCCTCGCCGTCACCGGGTAGTCCTGCAGGTGCATCCTCACAGCATGTCAGTATCAAACAGAACGTCGGGTGTGTCGTGTACTTGAACTAAGATAAGACTAAGAGGTCGAGATATGAGAGACGTTAATGAAAGCAGGGTGGGTACTTACAGTGGTGCCTCCCTGGAGCACCCTGTGGAGGGGCAGGAAGTGGTTCGCTAGCGTTTGGAAGTCTCCTTGGGGCAGGTCAGCGCAGGCCGTGAGCGCGATGGGCTGCAGCTCCTTGTCCTCACTCGTGAAGCAGTGCCGCAGGACGAACCTCCCGTACCAGTTGTTGGACAGGCTaactgttagaagggagagagggagattggtggaatagttgttttATTACTTGAACCTCGTGGGCATATATACAGGAGTACAATGACTAACTTGAGTACAAGAACAGCCGGAAcatatcctagtctatctcgtgTTTCTTAACTAAACAtaatactcaacatcccccgcagtcacaacggtagcgacgcagacggtgagactggagaagattccgaaggcaagccgacggacccccccccccccccccccacagtcgtaacggtcgacgcatcgcggagtcatggctggagtggaaaccaacgaggttgctcaagtaaggcggtagccctttgtgccgtttgtcgatgtagccgagagcgtagggtggtgtaaccgtggtcgaggtagccgtgcgaagaatgccgtggtcgatgtcgaatcggggtggccggtgtcgaggaagtcgccgtggagccgcgggcgcaaggaggcgccgagttagaatgggcgcagtggtgtcgaagtggTGGTGCGCCGGAaagaagatgttgttgacgacgcgtcgcggcgggtttaCCAAGACCGaggacacatcgtggacgaaggcacgcaccggtgttgccagcaccgcgCATGCGTATAccgacgaagacgaagttgacgaagcgccgactAGGCTTGCCAGgctcggggacacgtcgtggatgaatgcacgcatcggtgttgccagcaccgggcatgcgtagacgagggacctgcacgagctgtacgccatgtcggagaagtcggaggggctAGCAGAGAATAACTCGACGACAATTGTGGTgtccatcggcgcggggccgatgtcaccaacggtggtcggaatagacgaagtggtcggggtagatgacggcgacgctggcaacgggctggtgcttggacgaagacgaagggggtggacgggcggcggcggtggctacggaggtagcggcagcggcggccaaagaagagtggcgacggcggcctgacggcggcggcggctaggttaggaatGCGGTGGCGGTGCTCGatgtaggcgaagaaccctgacagcgtgacgaaggcgTTGCGGCGCATACCACGAGAGGTCGACGCGCGGGGACGGCGATGGGCCGCGGGccacggcgctacggcccgaaggggcgacgcagcggcggcgggcgggtcGGCGCGACGGCGGAAGACCTCGGGGCAGCTGCAAGGACCACGGGCCGCGGCGCTACAGCCCGAAGGGGCAGCGCAGCGGCGGAGCGCGGGCCGGTGCAACCAcggggacggcctcgggacggCGGCGTAGACCGCGTGCCACGGTCGCTAcggcccgatggggcgacgcagcggcggcgcgagggtcggtgcagccacggggacgACCTGTGGAGCGGACGGCCTTGGGGCGGCGGTGGACTGCGAGCCGCGGCACTACGGCCAGAAAGGCGAtgcagcggtgacgcgggtcggtgcagtcGGGAGAAGAACCACGGAGCGGCGGCGCTGCGGTCCgtcggggcgacgcagcggcagcccgatgctcgatcggtgaaGAGACGCGCTGAATTCGGGGACGATCTTCACcagacctgcggaggcgcgcgcaacCGACAAGACAGGTCGGATGCGCAGCGTAAATGGGAAGAATCGTGGCGGACAGGTGATCAAGCTGACCGCTCGCGAGGTCGAGGTAGCTGCTTGATGATGATGCAGGTATCCGCGGCGTGCGTCGGGCGGACGGACTGACAGACGCACGCAACCGGAGCGGACATGCGCTGTTCAGAAGGCCGATAGACGCGTACACGCATGCACGCGAGCAGCCACATCCCACACCTGGGTACACGTGCAGCCACACAAATTGCAAGAGCACTTGAGCCGTCAGATATGCATGATGCATCACGTAGGTTGTGGAGTCGTGGTCGGGCGGCCGGTGCTTGAGCGATGCGTGAGTGGCCGCGGGCCACACGGGAAAGTCGCGAGTCCAGCGCAGGTAGAAGCGGCCGTACCAACGCGCTCGCAAGACATGTGCTGCCGGGGATGATGAAGGTGTCGACGAATCCGATGCCCGTCGTGGATGACGaacggcggcgggcgacgcaaaccgatcttagatcgaaaaaccaaaaagaaacaccGATCAAGACGACAGATGAAAGAGAGAAAACCCGAAACAAGAGATCGGGAAAAacactctctagggcagccggtcaatacgaccggcggacgaaccataggtatgggcggcgcggcccccggcgacggtcatggaggccgaccgccccgagggcggcgcgcaggtgcggaagcggcggcggctagggtttaggatcgaggtaaggttgataccatgttagaagggagagagggagattgatggaatagttgtttattacttgagcctcgtgggcatatatataggagtacgaTGACTAAATtaaagtacaagacaagccagaacataTCCTAGTCCATCTCGTGTTTTCTAACTAAACATAATACTCAACACTAACGACGTGCTGCATGAGCCTGGACAGGAGCTGCCGCCTGAACTCAATCCTGTCCATGTCGGGGTCGAGGAGGCTCTGCACCAAGCGGTTGCTGCATGTGGTGGCGAGGCGATCATGCAAATTGGGTAAGTAAAAGCAGCGATCGAGAAGCTAGTTGACGCGAGAATTGTGTAACGATCGACCACTTAATTACCTGTCTCGTCCCTTGGCCATAGGCGAGCAATGCTGCACGCACGGGCTGTTTTTTACTTAACTTTACAGGGGTGCTTAGCTGGGACAGATTGATTGAAAGAAAAAGGGATGAGGGTCCacacccctgaaaatcaggggcGGTAGAGATTAGTTAACAAAGAAGGTCAGTAAAACGCACGTATTAGTCCGTTGGTCTAGAATTTTCGGCCATAGGCACGGCTCGCTCAACGAGGGTATCCTGAAAAAGGTGGAGCTCCTCGCCTCTCGCGTACCTGATGATAAGGTGCTCCCAGTGCATCTCAGCCGTTGGATCATCAATCGATGGACAACATTTGATCAATGCGAATTTTATAGAAAACCCCAAAACATTTTTGAAATGACACTTGAATCCACGTCCCGTGAATGTTGCCTGTTGGATCACGATCCAATGGCCGAGATGCTACCGGAGCACCTAAGATCAGGTGAAGCATGTACCCAAGCACGCAACCCCGTACGGGGAGTTCAGCTTGTCCTCGATGGTGTCCATGGCGTGCGTGACCAGAGCCTGAAAGGATTCTAGACCGATCAGTACAAAATACGGAGCCAAACATGCATATGATGCATCCATGCATGTATACAATTCAGTGTCACTGTCGGTGATCCCACGTTCCCAGCACAGCACTTACCTTGGTCACATCGTAATCCATCCTGGTGAAACAGTGGGCAATCAGTTCACCCCCTCCGAAGTCGTCCATCACGCGATCACGCACGAAGCAGTTGACGAGAGCCTGGTGCACAGGACCGGGTTCCACGCCACCGCCGTG
Proteins encoded:
- the LOC123100217 gene encoding pumilio homolog 2, producing MDSSKHKVGFPSKPSRPAPSHGGGRAAYRGETPSSSSSLRPPPQQQQQQQQGHVIPPVPLPVDQGADAFPSELESQGRRMGELYLRDSPRRVRVGASWSAVYGYDPAHPMPPRPRVHDDETTRGAALVASSIQQQPGPIPPLHPQFGSAQRLYGRSETSSSGAAPVGTARPSAVDLFYGRRGTSSSGAAPVGTARPSAVELFYGRRGTSSSSAAPVGTARPSGVGLFYAPQTWPQPPQRHAGDGTRSSHSGAPEPPIHQDSRLEKIRSESLRSPMTLEQLLMYCSAFVVQLLEQGEEEMRHRVLGWFVHRAHEIMGNRQGHAVFATLLRICRWRYEELRSIVEAAVTPNLVSRSNDGVTSLKMLIAEVARHWDLSERLVGSFVNERVMDEAGGNELIADCFATMPYEVTRALIRHALDTINDKLESELGSRCLAVCFRNARADHLKDFEKAVCEGAIAMAMGQYSNYFMQGVLEHGDIGVQYAVVDQLMTEVASLCCHRYGHYVVQSCILKSGDYRGELLRRLIQELERLGDTQLAGLVKNRFGSRVLSRLLDTAETPRFRSERWGWELAQRIRRASAAHLGPDLEKTNAKRVMKSVDRMGLS